Proteins from one Armatimonadota bacterium genomic window:
- a CDS encoding ABC transporter permease: MTRLPYIIRKEFIQIRRDPLTIRLVMVAPIIQLILFGYAATSDVHHVKVVICDADRGPESRRVAEEIASSYYFRLVGVADDPREIEGALLRGTAQLGVYIPRDFERDLGRGRPPQIGLYVDGSDSNTSGVAAGYMTGLLKEHAAGISTRLARTDGTFGAAAPILRPEPRVWYNPELRSINYMVPGVFGLILLVLTVNLGGLAIVKERETGTLEQLMVTPLRRSELILGKMIPFGIMTFIDSGVVFLVAINWFHVPFRGSLAILFSMAAVFLVSNLGLGLLISGLSRSQQEAQILAFLLVMPSVLLSGFMFPIQNMPLAIQYVTYLIPFRYFLEIVRGVFLKGIGISVLWPQMLLLTVFALTLVLLGMAAFRKRL; this comes from the coding sequence ATGACCCGTCTTCCCTACATCATCCGCAAGGAGTTCATCCAGATCCGCCGGGATCCGCTGACGATCCGGCTGGTCATGGTTGCGCCTATCATTCAGCTCATCCTGTTCGGCTACGCGGCAACCAGCGACGTGCATCACGTGAAGGTGGTGATCTGCGACGCCGACCGCGGCCCGGAAAGCCGCCGGGTCGCCGAGGAAATCGCGAGCAGCTACTACTTCAGACTGGTCGGCGTTGCGGATGACCCGCGCGAGATTGAGGGTGCGCTCCTCAGGGGAACCGCCCAACTCGGGGTCTACATACCGCGGGATTTCGAGCGCGACCTGGGCCGTGGCAGACCGCCGCAGATTGGCCTGTACGTGGACGGGTCGGACTCCAACACGTCGGGAGTGGCGGCGGGGTACATGACGGGGCTGCTCAAGGAACACGCCGCGGGCATCAGCACCCGCTTGGCGCGCACGGACGGCACCTTCGGCGCAGCTGCTCCCATTCTGCGTCCCGAGCCGCGCGTCTGGTACAACCCGGAGTTGCGCAGCATCAACTACATGGTGCCCGGCGTCTTTGGCTTGATCTTGCTGGTGCTCACGGTCAACCTCGGCGGCCTGGCCATCGTGAAAGAGCGTGAGACCGGTACCCTGGAGCAACTCATGGTCACCCCGCTGCGCCGCAGCGAACTGATCCTGGGCAAAATGATCCCCTTCGGCATCATGACCTTCATAGATTCCGGGGTCGTCTTTCTCGTGGCGATCAATTGGTTCCACGTACCGTTTCGGGGTAGCCTCGCAATCCTCTTCTCAATGGCCGCTGTGTTTCTGGTGAGCAACCTGGGATTGGGATTGCTCATCTCCGGCCTGTCTCGCTCCCAGCAGGAAGCGCAGATTCTGGCTTTCTTGCTGGTCATGCCTTCCGTGCTCTTATCCGGCTTCATGTTCCCGATCCAGAACATGCCGCTCGCCATACAGTACGTGACCTACCTCATCCCCTTCCGGTACTTCCTGGAGATCGTGCGCGGCGTGTTCCTCAAAGGGATAGGCATCAGTGTCCTATGGCCGCAGATGCTCCTGCTGACTGTCTTCGCGCTGACCCTCGTGCTCCTGGGAATG
- a CDS encoding ABC transporter permease translates to MMRRIAAIARAEWIHNLRDPRSLFVIVALPVLLLLVYGYGINFDLDHIPFAVHDLDGSDTSRDVINQFRQNRYFDLIEVIRDRARIQDLLDRGAVTFVMVIPPGMERELGAGRGAEVQVVLDGADVTRANVAVAYVEGALLDWSAEYSARFARAAGVSLSPAFTVHPTVLYNPGLESTKFIVPGLIAILLSILAGLLTSTCIVREREWGSFETLVTSPAQAPEILVGKMIPYVGIAFADVLLSIATGRLVFGVSPAGSIPLLLAASVLYLVASLSMGLLFSVIAPTQRLAILMATLATLLPAVLLSGFSFPIASMPKALQIASNLVPATHFLIVIRGIYLKAAPFAVLRRSLLILLVFTLAIVTLAAKRFRKQL, encoded by the coding sequence ATGATGCGCCGCATCGCCGCAATCGCCCGGGCCGAATGGATCCACAATCTGCGCGATCCTCGCAGCCTGTTCGTCATCGTTGCCCTGCCCGTGCTGCTGCTGCTGGTGTATGGCTACGGCATCAACTTCGACCTGGACCATATCCCCTTCGCCGTGCACGATCTCGATGGTTCCGACACATCTCGGGATGTGATCAACCAGTTCCGCCAAAACCGATACTTCGACCTGATCGAGGTTATCCGCGACCGCGCCCGCATACAGGACCTGCTGGATCGTGGCGCGGTTACCTTTGTCATGGTGATCCCGCCGGGAATGGAGCGAGAACTCGGGGCAGGGCGCGGCGCTGAAGTGCAGGTCGTCCTGGACGGAGCCGACGTCACCCGCGCTAATGTTGCAGTGGCGTACGTCGAGGGCGCACTCCTCGACTGGTCGGCCGAGTACTCCGCGCGATTCGCCCGTGCGGCGGGAGTCAGCCTGTCTCCCGCATTCACGGTCCACCCCACAGTTCTCTACAATCCCGGCCTTGAGAGCACCAAGTTCATCGTGCCGGGCCTCATCGCAATCCTGCTCAGCATTCTCGCCGGCCTGCTCACTTCCACCTGCATCGTGCGTGAACGCGAATGGGGCAGCTTCGAGACCCTGGTGACCAGCCCCGCCCAGGCGCCCGAAATCCTTGTGGGCAAGATGATCCCGTATGTGGGCATCGCCTTCGCGGATGTTCTCCTGTCCATCGCCACCGGCAGGCTGGTCTTCGGCGTGAGTCCCGCCGGAAGCATTCCCCTTCTGCTTGCGGCGAGCGTGCTGTACCTGGTAGCGTCCCTGTCCATGGGGCTGCTGTTTTCGGTCATCGCACCCACCCAGCGCCTGGCGATCCTCATGGCAACACTGGCCACACTGCTGCCGGCGGTGCTTCTATCGGGGTTCAGCTTCCCCATCGCCAGCATGCCCAAGGCCCTGCAGATCGCCTCGAACCTGGTCCCGGCTACCCACTTCCTGATCGTGATTCGCGGCATCTACCTGAAAGCCGCGCCTTTTGCAGTGCTCAGACGCAGCCTGCTCATCCTGCTTGTCTTCACTCTCGCCATCGTGACCCTTGCGGCGAAGCGATTCCGCAAGCAACTCTGA